From bacterium, the proteins below share one genomic window:
- a CDS encoding SIS domain-containing protein, translating into MEKVINEVLNVFKKIKKEEFEEFEKVILKSKKIFVFGTGRSGFIGRCFCMRLFHLGFDSYFVGEIITPAFTEEDLIIFISGTGEKSIVLQIAKICRKEKGRILTITANKKSKLSKISDYLIYIPVENSIQFGNSLFEQVCFLFLDSFIQFYIEKHRINEDLMKKRHTNLE; encoded by the coding sequence ATGGAAAAGGTAATCAATGAAGTATTAAATGTTTTTAAAAAAATAAAGAAAGAGGAATTTGAAGAATTTGAAAAAGTAATTTTAAAGAGTAAAAAAATTTTTGTTTTTGGAACAGGAAGAAGTGGTTTTATTGGGAGATGTTTCTGTATGAGATTGTTTCATCTTGGTTTTGATTCCTATTTTGTAGGCGAAATCATAACACCTGCTTTTACAGAAGAAGACCTAATAATTTTTATTTCAGGAACAGGAGAAAAATCAATTGTTTTACAGATAGCAAAAATATGTAGAAAAGAAAAGGGGAGAATTTTAACTATAACTGCAAATAAAAAAAGTAAACTTTCAAAAATTTCGGATTACCTAATTTATATTCCAGTTGAAAATTCAATTCAGTTTGGGAATTCCTTATTTGAACAGGTATGTTTTTTATTCCTTGATAGTTTTATCCAGTTTTATATTGAAAAACACAGGATAAA